The following are encoded in a window of Rubellicoccus peritrichatus genomic DNA:
- a CDS encoding heparin lyase I family protein, whose product MTVAIVVAGNSISHGAQSLEDNRLRNYTFESPSTINGNGEITSNNGISGSIMPIQGGGQRPEGVTHVSRVGNGSVKYRCSSSGSGSVDRSEHSLNYGVYSNRNAYSGWSSYFSTTWDKAPGWFVFKQWHQSTPESPILAFELMPNTKNKYRILLRYGANNANHSVRNFFSSSSINYSKTVNQSEWRNWIVQWTWQMNGSNGYVRLWSGNDFGTYSGPLGYTNVSGSYSNSVDERVGIYRQRTYRNNVMYVDQAAVARSFDAAHPTKW is encoded by the coding sequence TTGACAGTTGCTATCGTTGTTGCTGGGAACTCAATCTCACATGGCGCACAAAGCTTAGAAGATAATCGTTTAAGAAATTATACCTTCGAAAGTCCCAGTACGATCAATGGTAATGGTGAGATTACGTCCAATAATGGCATCAGTGGTTCGATCATGCCCATCCAAGGAGGAGGTCAAAGGCCCGAGGGAGTGACCCACGTGTCTCGTGTAGGCAATGGTTCCGTCAAGTATCGCTGTAGTTCCTCTGGCAGTGGTTCTGTAGACCGCTCTGAGCACTCTTTGAATTATGGCGTTTACTCGAACAGAAATGCTTATTCCGGCTGGAGTAGCTATTTTTCTACAACTTGGGATAAAGCACCTGGTTGGTTTGTGTTCAAGCAATGGCACCAAAGCACTCCGGAGTCTCCAATTCTGGCATTTGAGTTGATGCCCAATACAAAGAATAAATATCGCATTCTTCTTCGCTATGGCGCTAATAATGCAAATCATAGTGTGAGGAATTTCTTTAGCTCATCTAGCATCAATTACTCGAAAACGGTTAATCAGAGTGAATGGCGCAACTGGATTGTTCAGTGGACCTGGCAAATGAATGGTTCGAATGGCTACGTTCGGCTATGGAGCGGCAATGACTTTGGAACGTATTCCGGTCCTCTGGGTTATACTAATGTTTCCGGCAGCTATTCTAATTCAGTTGATGAGCGTGTCGGCATTTATCGTCAACGAACTTATCGCAATAATGTAATGTATGTTGATCAGGCTGCGGTTGCTAGAAGCTTTGATGCAGCGCATCCAACAAAGTGGTAG
- a CDS encoding DUF4340 domain-containing protein codes for MKLKIFIIIILGLVVTTAIFWFEKKSSEPSFAPLEVGAPVVDMDMIREAKKIMVKTHMTAPEYFALVREDSGHWFVPGYHGILASYAQMQQLVERLLKSEVIRFIEDPTPEELERYNIGETGVSFHDKEGHVIQKIEFGGQVAVEEGSSAEYLARINDDSRIAVITVRPFLNGDIDKWGSTKLFNFIDEDVAELLWRPQPSGKEYLFKRTSSEEPLTLVGQGAFIDPKALTVLVQNLTRIRFEALTPKGDSRAQASLESAHSYQLKTFDGREANIALGRIPEDLKIPIVQEIPIGLDTVENLPVGDVESYINVEMESTEWNHILERFYFSLPVYLYVTLAPEEEKLVLGKVQ; via the coding sequence ATGAAGCTCAAAATTTTTATCATTATCATCCTAGGCCTCGTTGTTACTACCGCAATTTTCTGGTTCGAGAAAAAGTCGTCCGAGCCATCCTTTGCGCCGCTGGAGGTCGGGGCTCCAGTTGTGGATATGGACATGATTCGCGAGGCAAAGAAAATTATGGTAAAAACTCATATGACTGCTCCCGAATATTTTGCTTTAGTGCGTGAGGATTCAGGGCATTGGTTTGTGCCTGGGTATCACGGAATCCTTGCATCCTACGCACAAATGCAGCAGTTGGTTGAAAGGCTTTTGAAGTCAGAGGTTATTCGTTTTATCGAAGATCCAACACCCGAAGAGCTTGAACGCTATAATATCGGTGAAACGGGCGTAAGCTTTCACGACAAAGAAGGCCATGTCATACAGAAAATCGAGTTTGGCGGGCAGGTCGCGGTAGAAGAGGGCTCATCCGCTGAGTATCTTGCTCGGATTAATGATGATAGTCGCATTGCCGTGATCACGGTAAGACCATTCCTCAATGGAGACATCGATAAATGGGGTTCGACCAAGTTGTTTAACTTCATCGACGAGGATGTTGCGGAGTTGCTTTGGCGACCTCAGCCAAGTGGTAAAGAGTACTTATTCAAGCGAACATCATCTGAAGAACCGTTGACCCTTGTTGGACAGGGAGCCTTCATTGATCCGAAAGCATTGACGGTGCTGGTTCAAAACCTTACGCGAATTCGCTTTGAAGCACTTACTCCCAAGGGCGATTCACGTGCCCAGGCATCGTTAGAATCTGCGCATAGTTACCAACTAAAAACCTTCGATGGCAGGGAAGCGAATATTGCGCTTGGACGGATTCCAGAGGACCTGAAAATTCCTATTGTGCAAGAAATTCCGATTGGCCTAGACACGGTCGAGAATTTGCCGGTTGGAGATGTTGAGAGCTATATCAATGTCGAAATGGAGTCCACGGAATGGAACCATATTCTAGAGCGTTTTTATTTTAGTCTCCCTGTGTATCTTTATGTGACTCTGGCTCCTGAAGAAGAGAAGCTTGTTCTAGGCAAGGTTCAATGA
- a CDS encoding glycoside hydrolase family 31 protein yields the protein MSRQIFSISDSEGWWGGNTASGHLMPFTKGSAYEVNLMGDNEGNQSQPILLSSDGRLAYCDEPVRLKFGEDELRMDGDLAQVQTMDSGKTLRDAYLNAKDALYEFDGRIPDAELFRMPQYNTWIELMYDQNEVAILAYAERLLAEGYPPGVLMIDDTWQEGYGIWEFAPRRFKNPKEMIARLHAMGFKVMLWVCPFIQSDSPIYRQLAKQKAMIRDAEDDTAVLWGFCDENPMIVRWWNGASGVLDLTHPEGLQWFRGELDRLVEEYGVDGFKLDAGDANFYLGSIKCYDQRAHANKHMEAFARLALDYPLSELRACWKLGGAPIAQRLRDKWHTWEHLQQLIPQMMTMGLLGYPFACPDMIGGGDYQSFLSLDTIDQELFVRSAQCSALMPMMQFSAAPWRILDEQHASLCLEAAKLHAKWADQFESMALDCARIGEPILRPLEYNYPHQGYLEVKDQFMLGDSVLVAPVVESGAYQRKVHFPTGRWQSQSGEVIEGPCHQVVESPLDCLSYYTKRN from the coding sequence ATGAGTAGGCAAATATTTTCAATCTCAGATTCGGAGGGCTGGTGGGGTGGTAATACCGCCAGTGGTCATTTGATGCCTTTTACAAAGGGTTCGGCTTATGAGGTCAACTTGATGGGGGATAACGAAGGCAATCAGAGTCAGCCGATTCTGTTATCTTCTGACGGTCGATTGGCTTATTGTGACGAACCTGTTCGCCTCAAGTTTGGCGAAGATGAGCTGAGAATGGATGGGGATTTGGCTCAGGTCCAAACCATGGATTCCGGCAAGACCTTGCGCGACGCCTATTTGAACGCGAAGGATGCGCTGTATGAGTTTGATGGACGCATACCGGATGCTGAACTGTTTCGCATGCCCCAGTATAATACCTGGATCGAACTCATGTATGATCAAAATGAGGTAGCGATCCTGGCCTATGCTGAACGCTTGTTAGCCGAGGGCTATCCCCCCGGCGTGCTGATGATTGATGATACCTGGCAGGAAGGTTATGGCATTTGGGAGTTTGCACCTCGCCGCTTTAAGAATCCCAAGGAGATGATCGCCCGCCTGCACGCGATGGGCTTCAAAGTAATGCTTTGGGTTTGTCCCTTCATCCAGTCTGACAGTCCCATCTACCGTCAATTGGCTAAACAAAAGGCCATGATCCGTGATGCGGAAGACGATACTGCGGTGTTATGGGGTTTCTGCGACGAAAATCCCATGATCGTGCGCTGGTGGAACGGCGCAAGTGGCGTGCTGGATCTGACCCACCCGGAAGGCCTCCAATGGTTTCGCGGTGAGTTGGACCGTCTGGTCGAAGAGTATGGCGTCGATGGGTTCAAGCTGGATGCTGGCGATGCGAATTTCTATTTGGGATCGATCAAGTGTTATGACCAGCGGGCGCACGCGAACAAGCATATGGAAGCTTTTGCCCGCCTTGCTTTGGACTATCCTTTGTCAGAGTTACGCGCCTGCTGGAAACTGGGTGGGGCGCCTATTGCCCAACGCTTGCGCGATAAGTGGCACACTTGGGAGCACTTGCAGCAATTGATCCCGCAAATGATGACGATGGGCTTGCTTGGGTATCCATTCGCTTGCCCTGATATGATTGGTGGTGGCGATTACCAGTCCTTCCTGAGTTTGGATACGATTGATCAAGAGCTTTTCGTGCGTTCGGCCCAGTGTTCCGCCTTGATGCCAATGATGCAGTTTAGCGCTGCGCCCTGGAGAATTTTGGATGAGCAACATGCGTCACTATGCCTGGAAGCCGCTAAACTTCATGCGAAATGGGCGGATCAGTTCGAGAGCATGGCGCTTGATTGCGCGCGCATCGGCGAACCCATTTTGCGTCCTTTGGAATACAATTATCCGCATCAAGGTTACCTCGAGGTAAAGGACCAGTTTATGCTGGGCGATTCCGTCTTGGTGGCTCCCGTAGTCGAAAGCGGAGCTTATCAACGCAAGGTGCATTTTCCCACAGGGCGCTGGCAATCGCAGTCGGGTGAAGTCATTGAGGGGCCGTGTCATCAGGTCGTGGAATCGCCACTTGATTGCTTATCTTATTATACTAAACGAAACTAG
- a CDS encoding DUF5107 domain-containing protein, with product MSNNSAVIAQTESLVIPTYPVGSPEKYPLFFEKRVYQGSSGKVYPVPFIDKVYDEPVDQTYQSVRLENDFVRLVLLPEIGGRIFKGQDKTNNDYDFFYRQDVIKPALVGLAGPWISGGVEFNWPQHHRPGTFLPSDYWIEHESDGSCTVWMSEHDPIQHLRGCYGIRLRPDSALIELKARLYNRTSLRHTFLWWANVAARVHDNYQSFFPEDVHYVADHAVRAMSSFPNAENHYYGVDYQNRGEANDLRWYKNIPVPTSYMICDTEFDFFGGYDYSAAGGFLHIADRSVAPGKKQWTWGNHAFGWAWDRELTDANGPYVELMAGVYTDNQPDFTYLQPGEVKRFSQYWWPYQAIGTIQQANERLAIHLEVDPTGQIDAGVASAECFEVVHVRLLEGTEVLEVYEGSLQPGQPYRFASKRLKGDCKSALKVEILEASGSELLSHQPVTLNDSVRREVATEPKAPAELKSADELYFAAEHLEQYRHPTRSPILYWDEAIRRDPGDARCHLAKARNLLQRGIFNEAEPHLLAAMTRLTARHPNPETGEAHYLMGYLKKLLGQDYEAAQYLTKATWDYAWRAPAHTLLAQLELKAGSLRDALTQAEGALDTNQQSNHARILAALSEQKLGLAEEAHNRLQALLAEDPLEPWAIWSLGNEDRFLQATRNDAQIILDLSFDLAACGQYGSAVQLIEWHHSHEVESVAVPNPMERGPMTHYCLAWLYAKMGDNASASQCLEKAKEVTTCYFFPSRLEEQIVLDWVLQTTEDAHAAYALGNYCYDRKRHEEAIAHWEYATRVAPELATAYRNLGIAYWNIRQDGEAARAAYLKALELTPSAPRLISEYTQLCEKLEDVDQERLAFLEERLESVFNRDDTCVAYATLLNRTGQADRALKLLEERRFHPWEGGEGKVLAQYTDACLRLGKQALETTPEKALDFFGKAMDTPENLGEAYHLLQAKADVNYWKGMALKKLNRHEEARSHFEASANEAGDFQNMAVVSYSSLSCYRGLSLIELNQQDKATQLFEGMRAYAIEQKAETAKIDYFATSLPNLLVFEEDIELAKNKSMDELLRMAEEGLEIIENAVSHSAS from the coding sequence ATGTCAAATAATTCAGCGGTAATAGCACAAACGGAATCTCTGGTCATCCCAACCTATCCAGTGGGGAGCCCGGAAAAGTATCCATTGTTTTTCGAGAAGCGGGTCTACCAAGGATCCTCGGGCAAGGTCTATCCAGTTCCTTTTATTGATAAGGTTTACGACGAACCCGTTGACCAGACCTATCAATCGGTCCGTTTAGAAAATGATTTCGTCCGGCTCGTTTTGTTGCCAGAGATCGGTGGGCGCATCTTTAAAGGGCAGGACAAAACCAACAACGATTACGACTTCTTTTACCGCCAGGATGTTATCAAACCGGCTTTGGTTGGCTTGGCGGGGCCCTGGATTTCAGGAGGCGTCGAGTTTAACTGGCCGCAACACCATCGGCCGGGCACCTTCTTGCCCTCGGACTACTGGATTGAGCATGAGTCGGATGGCTCTTGCACCGTGTGGATGTCCGAACACGATCCGATTCAACATTTACGCGGTTGCTATGGCATTCGCCTCAGGCCGGACAGTGCGCTGATTGAGCTAAAAGCCCGTCTTTACAATCGAACGTCGCTCAGGCACACATTCTTGTGGTGGGCCAATGTCGCCGCTCGCGTTCATGACAACTATCAGTCCTTCTTCCCTGAAGACGTGCATTACGTTGCGGACCATGCTGTCAGGGCAATGAGTAGTTTTCCCAACGCTGAGAATCATTATTATGGGGTCGACTATCAGAATCGAGGAGAGGCCAACGACCTTCGCTGGTATAAGAATATTCCGGTGCCGACCAGCTACATGATCTGTGATACGGAATTCGACTTTTTTGGTGGCTATGATTACAGCGCGGCTGGCGGCTTCCTGCATATTGCAGACCGGAGCGTGGCTCCAGGAAAGAAACAATGGACCTGGGGCAACCACGCTTTTGGCTGGGCCTGGGATCGAGAACTAACCGACGCCAATGGTCCCTACGTTGAACTCATGGCGGGCGTCTATACGGACAATCAGCCTGACTTTACTTACCTGCAGCCGGGTGAAGTAAAACGTTTTAGTCAATACTGGTGGCCTTATCAGGCGATTGGTACGATTCAGCAAGCCAACGAGCGCCTGGCTATTCATCTTGAGGTCGATCCAACGGGCCAGATTGACGCTGGAGTCGCCAGCGCCGAATGCTTTGAAGTCGTTCACGTCCGCCTGCTTGAAGGAACTGAGGTTCTCGAAGTATACGAAGGCAGTCTCCAACCCGGACAACCTTATCGATTTGCTAGCAAGCGCTTGAAGGGCGATTGCAAGAGTGCGCTTAAAGTTGAGATTTTGGAAGCTTCCGGCAGCGAGCTGCTCTCACATCAACCTGTCACGCTCAACGACTCAGTGCGGCGTGAGGTGGCGACCGAGCCAAAAGCGCCAGCTGAGCTAAAAAGCGCCGATGAACTTTACTTTGCGGCTGAACATCTGGAGCAGTATCGTCATCCCACCCGTTCGCCCATCCTGTATTGGGATGAGGCCATTCGGCGTGACCCAGGCGATGCGCGTTGTCATTTGGCCAAAGCGCGCAACCTTTTGCAGCGTGGTATATTCAACGAAGCAGAACCCCATCTCCTTGCTGCGATGACGCGCCTCACGGCGAGACATCCGAATCCGGAAACGGGAGAGGCGCATTACCTCATGGGTTATCTTAAAAAATTACTGGGGCAAGATTATGAGGCGGCGCAATATCTGACCAAAGCTACCTGGGACTATGCCTGGCGGGCTCCCGCTCATACTTTGCTTGCTCAGCTAGAACTAAAGGCTGGTTCTCTTCGGGACGCCTTAACTCAGGCCGAGGGCGCTCTGGATACGAACCAGCAAAGCAATCATGCACGCATCCTGGCGGCGCTGTCCGAGCAAAAGCTTGGTCTTGCCGAGGAAGCGCACAACCGTTTGCAGGCATTGTTGGCCGAAGATCCTCTTGAGCCGTGGGCAATCTGGAGTCTTGGCAACGAGGATCGCTTCCTTCAGGCGACTCGGAACGATGCGCAAATTATTTTGGACCTGAGCTTTGATCTGGCGGCTTGCGGTCAATATGGGTCCGCCGTTCAACTGATCGAATGGCACCATAGCCATGAGGTTGAGTCAGTGGCGGTTCCCAACCCCATGGAGCGTGGTCCGATGACTCATTATTGCCTTGCCTGGCTCTATGCGAAAATGGGCGACAATGCTTCTGCTTCGCAATGTCTTGAAAAAGCCAAAGAAGTTACAACTTGCTATTTCTTCCCATCGAGGCTCGAGGAGCAAATCGTCTTGGATTGGGTTCTGCAAACGACTGAAGACGCGCATGCAGCTTATGCCTTGGGTAATTATTGCTATGATCGCAAGCGCCACGAAGAGGCCATTGCCCACTGGGAGTATGCGACTCGCGTGGCTCCAGAACTGGCGACTGCTTATCGGAATCTCGGCATCGCTTACTGGAATATCCGGCAAGATGGCGAGGCGGCGCGCGCGGCCTATCTTAAGGCCTTGGAGCTCACGCCTTCGGCTCCCCGGTTGATTTCCGAATACACGCAGCTCTGTGAAAAGCTTGAGGATGTGGACCAAGAGCGCCTTGCTTTTCTGGAAGAGCGTCTGGAGTCTGTTTTTAACCGGGATGACACCTGCGTTGCTTATGCGACTCTACTGAATCGGACCGGGCAAGCCGACCGCGCCCTGAAGCTTCTCGAAGAGCGCCGCTTCCATCCTTGGGAGGGCGGCGAAGGCAAAGTGCTGGCTCAATACACCGATGCCTGTCTTCGTTTAGGAAAGCAGGCCCTCGAAACGACGCCCGAAAAAGCGTTGGATTTTTTCGGTAAGGCGATGGATACGCCCGAAAATTTGGGTGAAGCCTACCATTTGCTCCAAGCCAAAGCTGATGTGAATTATTGGAAGGGCATGGCACTTAAAAAGCTGAATCGTCATGAAGAGGCTCGTTCGCACTTTGAGGCCTCGGCCAACGAGGCTGGAGACTTTCAGAACATGGCCGTAGTCAGCTATTCCAGCCTTTCTTGTTATCGCGGTCTCTCTTTGATCGAATTAAATCAGCAGGACAAAGCGACTCAATTGTTTGAGGGGATGCGCGCTTATGCGATCGAGCAGAAAGCGGAAACGGCCAAGATCGACTACTTTGCCACTTCGCTGCCCAATCTGTTGGTTTTTGAGGAAGATATTGAGCTTGCGAAGAATAAATCGATGGATGAGCTGCTGCGGATGGCCGAGGAAGGGTTGGAGATCATCGAAAACGCTGTTAGCCACTCCGCTTCTTGA
- a CDS encoding Gldg family protein, whose amino-acid sequence MRIFLSLLAREFFGYFRSPIAYVILALFVVGLAVMTWFFGNFFEHNEASLWIFFLHVPTVFLFLAPAVGMRLWSEEKNAGTHELLLTYPVSTFTVVAAKFMASWLFLVFALFLTAGMPLTIAYLGDPDWGLVVTGYLASILLAGSYLGFCMFASSLTKNQVISFVFGFLLCFLLMFLGLSIFNEYLRNIGLPIGVVDFIAGFSTTPHFTNFVKGIIFFRDIIFFVVVIACGLWMNVEVVSVRPRKKKLLSLMLMFYGAVIIIAGSRYIPWKFDATAHKAYTLSQGTKDLLKEIDRPITLNYYFSRSTSDVALQVKNFALLVEELLKQYAKEADGMITLKIFDPKIDSDEEMMARRSNIQGHTLQNGEPFYFGLEIIQSERNERIPAFYPKQELYLEHYLSKAIYEVQLVDKPTLGVFTKLPLFEQKRESGGMGPTFFGLLDELEYRYQMLPLADDVIPDKVDCLLLLHPGDASEARLQAIQAFVLQGKPVAFVLDPLSNVERDLMPIEERINVAHTFSSDVFALFEPWGIEYDASLMVGDGELLTEVLADEDRQPLYFPWWITVTDFTESIPGFEVLRRVTWVEGGSIALAEGSSLKLEPLLETSLQSGQETSEASNRFSDRRLASLFESDGKNRYLAGIVSGVFPRSDTGNQVAEEEGRILLFADSDFLADAFSMTVDNEGELVPYNDNIAFFMAALGHLNGNEDAVSIRPGGFSARPFSRIEKKREYAHAAHAERLAGLKEEMDVVQENLKVAKEEQAEARVLIQTPEMIDRIAAFEEQERTILSEMRKIRESFREEVEREKFVLQTLNLVVVPIILFVWAFLYLHNRIRKSRSSGVS is encoded by the coding sequence ATGCGTATCTTTCTATCCCTTCTCGCTCGCGAATTTTTTGGTTATTTTCGCTCACCCATTGCTTATGTCATCTTAGCGCTTTTTGTGGTGGGACTCGCTGTGATGACTTGGTTCTTCGGGAACTTTTTTGAGCACAATGAGGCCAGCCTCTGGATCTTTTTCCTGCATGTCCCGACCGTATTTCTTTTTTTGGCACCCGCGGTTGGCATGCGGCTCTGGTCAGAAGAAAAAAACGCTGGCACTCATGAGTTGCTATTAACCTATCCTGTCTCGACGTTCACGGTGGTCGCGGCGAAGTTTATGGCGAGTTGGCTCTTTCTCGTTTTTGCACTTTTCCTGACTGCTGGCATGCCGTTGACCATTGCCTATTTGGGGGATCCTGATTGGGGCCTAGTCGTGACTGGATATCTTGCGTCGATCCTCCTGGCGGGCTCTTACCTGGGCTTTTGCATGTTTGCCTCTTCTTTGACAAAGAACCAAGTCATCAGTTTTGTTTTCGGATTTTTGCTTTGTTTTTTGCTCATGTTCCTGGGCTTGAGCATATTCAATGAGTATCTGCGTAATATTGGCCTTCCGATTGGTGTCGTTGACTTTATCGCTGGTTTTAGCACGACGCCTCATTTCACGAACTTCGTGAAAGGCATTATATTTTTCCGGGACATCATTTTCTTTGTGGTCGTTATTGCATGTGGCTTGTGGATGAACGTAGAGGTAGTCTCCGTTCGGCCTAGAAAAAAGAAACTGCTCTCTTTGATGCTCATGTTTTACGGTGCGGTTATCATCATTGCCGGAAGCCGGTACATTCCCTGGAAATTTGATGCGACAGCCCACAAGGCTTATACCTTGAGCCAGGGAACTAAAGACCTGTTAAAGGAAATCGACCGGCCGATTACGCTTAACTACTATTTTAGCCGGAGTACTTCGGATGTTGCTCTTCAAGTTAAAAACTTTGCGCTTCTCGTGGAGGAGTTGTTGAAGCAGTACGCTAAGGAAGCGGACGGCATGATCACGCTTAAGATCTTTGATCCGAAGATAGACTCTGATGAGGAAATGATGGCGCGCCGTTCCAATATTCAAGGGCATACGCTTCAAAATGGAGAGCCTTTTTATTTCGGGTTGGAGATTATTCAGAGTGAGCGTAATGAACGCATCCCGGCATTCTACCCCAAGCAGGAGCTCTACTTGGAGCATTACCTTTCGAAGGCGATCTATGAGGTTCAACTGGTCGATAAGCCAACGCTGGGGGTCTTTACTAAGTTGCCTTTGTTCGAGCAAAAAAGGGAATCCGGCGGTATGGGGCCGACGTTCTTTGGCCTGCTGGACGAGCTTGAGTATCGCTACCAGATGTTGCCGCTTGCGGATGACGTCATTCCTGACAAGGTTGATTGTTTGCTACTGTTGCACCCTGGAGATGCTTCAGAGGCCAGGTTGCAGGCGATTCAAGCGTTTGTCCTGCAAGGCAAGCCAGTTGCCTTCGTCTTGGATCCGCTTTCGAATGTTGAAAGGGATTTGATGCCTATTGAGGAGCGAATCAATGTGGCGCATACTTTTTCTAGTGATGTCTTTGCTTTGTTTGAGCCTTGGGGAATTGAGTATGACGCCAGCCTCATGGTCGGGGATGGTGAGCTGTTGACCGAAGTCCTTGCCGATGAGGATCGGCAGCCGCTTTATTTTCCCTGGTGGATCACAGTAACCGACTTTACTGAAAGTATTCCAGGCTTTGAGGTGTTGCGTCGGGTGACCTGGGTTGAGGGAGGAAGCATTGCTTTGGCGGAAGGTAGTTCGTTGAAGCTAGAGCCCCTATTGGAGACCAGCCTGCAAAGTGGGCAGGAGACCTCTGAGGCAAGCAATAGATTTTCGGATCGTCGTCTTGCCAGTTTATTTGAGTCAGATGGCAAAAACCGCTACCTGGCGGGAATCGTGAGTGGTGTTTTTCCTAGGAGCGATACGGGTAATCAGGTGGCTGAAGAAGAGGGCAGGATACTGCTTTTTGCTGACAGCGACTTTTTGGCCGACGCTTTTTCGATGACTGTCGATAACGAAGGGGAGCTTGTTCCGTACAATGATAATATCGCATTCTTTATGGCGGCACTCGGCCATCTAAATGGCAACGAAGATGCCGTCTCGATTCGGCCGGGCGGATTTTCTGCGCGCCCGTTTTCAAGGATTGAAAAAAAACGTGAGTATGCTCATGCGGCTCATGCGGAGCGACTGGCAGGATTGAAAGAGGAGATGGATGTGGTCCAGGAAAACTTAAAAGTCGCCAAGGAAGAGCAAGCTGAGGCTCGAGTCTTAATTCAGACGCCGGAGATGATCGACCGCATTGCCGCCTTTGAGGAGCAGGAGCGCACGATTCTCTCTGAGATGCGAAAAATCCGGGAAAGCTTTCGTGAAGAAGTCGAAAGAGAAAAGTTCGTTCTCCAGACGCTCAATCTAGTGGTTGTTCCCATCATTCTCTTTGTTTGGGCCTTCCTGTATCTCCACAATCGAATTCGCAAAAGTCGCTCCTCAGGTGTGTCATGA